A genome region from Nicotiana tabacum cultivar K326 chromosome 13, ASM71507v2, whole genome shotgun sequence includes the following:
- the LOC107828059 gene encoding chaperone protein dnaJ 20, chloroplastic-like has product MEISLKMNNTYKVENIFPILFNIPKAGKNKWKVSHQLKIKASMQTTENTNNFYEVLSLCSENVGINEIKKAYRCMALQYHPDVCNHSNKKESMRRFIELQKAYETLSDPILRENYDYQLRLRDYSKGTFGRKSSENGRVVLKDVWERQLSGLRRKSFSRMEKKRSN; this is encoded by the coding sequence ATGGAGATTTCCTTGAAGATGAACAATACTTATAAGGTGGAAAATATATTTCCAATATTGTTCAATATTCCAAAAGCTGGAAAAAACAAATGGAAAGTTAGTCATCAACTGAAAATAAAAGCGAGTATGCAGACAACTGAAAATACCAATAATTTCTATGAAGTTCTTTCTCTTTGCTCTGAGAATGTAGGGATTAATGAGATAAAGAAGGCTTATAGATGTATGGCTCTTCAGTATCATCCTGATGTTTGCAATCACTCAAATAAAAAAGAGTCCATGAGACGATTTATTGAATTGCAAAAGGCATATGAGACTCTTTCTGATCCAATTTTACGAGAAAATTATGATTATCAACTAAGGTTGAGGGATTATTCTAAAGGAACATTTGGAAGGAAATCTAGTGAAAATGGTAGAGTTGTTCTTAAGGATGTGTGGGAAAGGCAGCTCAGTGGATTGAGAAGAAAATCCTTCAGTAGGATGGAGAAAAAGAGAAGCAACTAA